Proteins from one Setaria italica strain Yugu1 chromosome V, Setaria_italica_v2.0, whole genome shotgun sequence genomic window:
- the LOC101783793 gene encoding uncharacterized protein LOC101783793 isoform X1, with amino-acid sequence MLAADQNRIRPKPIGPLSRPICVREDGGGAVRVSIPSLWSDRRRRLWTRPPPLTSGASHRGSSTAVPGAGGHRHPPPLPKHRRARVVVHSRPVGRGLGRSSLPPAAVAGGLLRAKTPPKPACAAAAAVRALTSGHRRLPQGCRRACRHAPLLPGASGHVRQPLLYGDEAARAGPQPVQDRCCWDHRRWIGRRRLGCKDAAAGCWGAGGSTPPLTQGRWRACRGRGCRRIVSRRATVAAGHCKVRTVPLLICEILMLISPSEVDGCFAGVGQDMFKGVAEDATATRTPGTASSP; translated from the exons ATGCTGGCTGCAGACCAGAACCGCATCCGGCCGAAGCCTATTGGGCCTTTGAGCCGGCCCATATGCGTCCgcgaggatggaggaggagcggtTAGGGTTTCCATCCCCTCCCTCTGGTccgaccgtcgccgccgcctttgGACCCGGCCGCCTCCGCTGACCAGCGGTGCGAGCCATCGGGGCTCGAGCACCGCCGTACCGGGTGCAGGTGGacaccgccacccgccgccgctgccgaagcATCGAAGGGCGCGAGTGGTCGTGCACAGCCGCCCGGTGGGGCGCGGGCTCGGACGGTCGAGCTTGCCACCCGCCGCTGTTGCCGGTGGGCTGCTCCGGGCGAAGACGCCACCGAAGCCggcatgcgccgccgccgcagccgtaaGGGCGCTGACGAGcgggcaccgccgcctcccgcagGGATGCAGGCGAGCGTGCAGGCATGCTCCGCTGCTTCCCGGTGCGAGCGGTCATGTCCGGCAGCCGTTGCTGTACGGCGATGAGGCCGCTCGCGCGGGGCCGCAGCCGGTGCAGGACCGGTGCTGCTGGGACCACCGCCGCTGGatcggccgccgccgtctcgggtgcaaggacgccgccgccggctgctggGGTGCAGGTGGGAGCACGCCACCGCTGACGCAGGGGCGCTGGCGGGCGTGCCGCGGGCGAGGTTGCCGCAGGATCGTGAGTAGACGTGCGACGGTCGCCGCCGGACATTGCAAGGTAAGAACGGTGCCGTTACTTATCTGTGAAATCCTGATGTTGATTTCTCCTTCTGAAGTCGATGGATGCTTCGCCGGCGTTGGGCAAGACATGTTCAAGGGCGTCGCTGAAGACGCCACTG CGACCAGGACGCCAGGAACTGCATCGTCGCCATGA
- the LOC101783793 gene encoding uncharacterized protein LOC101783793 isoform X2, producing MLAADQNRIRPKPIGPLSRPICVREDGGGAVRVSIPSLWSDRRRRLWTRPPPLTSGASHRGSSTAVPGAGGHRHPPPLPKHRRARVVVHSRPVGRGLGRSSLPPAAVAGGLLRAKTPPKPACAAAAAVRALTSGHRRLPQGCRRACRHAPLLPGASGHVRQPLLYGDEAARAGPQPVQDRCCWDHRRWIGRRRLGCKDAAAGCWGAGGSTPPLTQGRWRACRGRGCRRIVSRRATVAAGHCKSMDASPALGKTCSRASLKTPLVMHCSKKCLFIIARISACSSWIRH from the exons ATGCTGGCTGCAGACCAGAACCGCATCCGGCCGAAGCCTATTGGGCCTTTGAGCCGGCCCATATGCGTCCgcgaggatggaggaggagcggtTAGGGTTTCCATCCCCTCCCTCTGGTccgaccgtcgccgccgcctttgGACCCGGCCGCCTCCGCTGACCAGCGGTGCGAGCCATCGGGGCTCGAGCACCGCCGTACCGGGTGCAGGTGGacaccgccacccgccgccgctgccgaagcATCGAAGGGCGCGAGTGGTCGTGCACAGCCGCCCGGTGGGGCGCGGGCTCGGACGGTCGAGCTTGCCACCCGCCGCTGTTGCCGGTGGGCTGCTCCGGGCGAAGACGCCACCGAAGCCggcatgcgccgccgccgcagccgtaaGGGCGCTGACGAGcgggcaccgccgcctcccgcagGGATGCAGGCGAGCGTGCAGGCATGCTCCGCTGCTTCCCGGTGCGAGCGGTCATGTCCGGCAGCCGTTGCTGTACGGCGATGAGGCCGCTCGCGCGGGGCCGCAGCCGGTGCAGGACCGGTGCTGCTGGGACCACCGCCGCTGGatcggccgccgccgtctcgggtgcaaggacgccgccgccggctgctggGGTGCAGGTGGGAGCACGCCACCGCTGACGCAGGGGCGCTGGCGGGCGTGCCGCGGGCGAGGTTGCCGCAGGATCGTGAGTAGACGTGCGACGGTCGCCGCCGGACATTGCAAG TCGATGGATGCTTCGCCGGCGTTGGGCAAGACATGTTCAAGGGCGTCGCTGAAGACGCCACTGGTGATGCACTGCAGCAAGAAGTGCTTGTTCATCATCGCTCGAATCTCTGCTTGTTCGTCTTGGATTCGACATTGA